attaGTATGGCTAATAAATTTTTTAAGTAAAATAAGGGTAATTCAGTAAATTCAATGTGTACCAAAAAACATGTACCGTatcaaaattttcaatatttcgtcttttatataatagtaataaaTAGATATCGCCTCATCATTTACTTTTTAATATTTCATTTAAATTAATTTTCCAAATTTCTAACATTGTTTACGGTGTCGCATTTTTAttgttaatatattttttaaagtttttaaaaagttcacaaatatatattattgattacaCCAAAATAGAAAAAAACTTATGTCGTACCATATTATTTAACAAACAAATATGTAATTTACAATATTCTTTTAAACTATTAGTTTGAGCATATTTTCTTATGACGATCAAataattacattaattaaaaaaaattgagtCGCGGATAAAAAATCCGAGTAGAAACATGTCATATATTCCCAGTTCAAGGGAGAGTATCCATTTTCAGGTATAAATTTGCCATCTCTCTTCTCATAATCATTAATCACACACACATGTATACACACATGTATGTATATTTCCTTTCATCACCTTGTTTAATTTATTTTCTGAAACTTTTCTTGATTGTTCACTTGATTTTGTTATAAAATTCTGATCTTCACTTGTATCTTCACTTTTGTGTGTTGGGTTATGATCTTTTTGACATTGCCCATTTGTGTTTATTTGGTAACTATATAGATCCATAGTTTACCCATTTCATGTTATATGCTATTTACTTGTATGTGTGATGATATTTGTGTTTGTGCGTATTTATGTAAATGTAAATGTGTGGTTTGAATGCAGATTGAGTTTGTGCTAATGATTGGACTTTTCGATGTGCTCATTCGACTGATATGAGTTCAAGAAAATGTATACTGGATTAGTGAAATGTGCGAATTTTACGAGACTCTATTGTTTTTAAAATTGGATTGATTTTGGGCAAAAGATTTTAGGTTGTTCGATATTGTTGGTGTAAAGATGGTTGGGAGGAGAAACATGGGGAGAGCGTCCCCTTTTGTTTTGGTTCTGGTGACACTTGGGGTATTCTTTGCAACATATAACTTAATAACTGTGGTGATTCACCACAGATACGGGGTTGTTAATGGTTTGGACTTGGTTGATCCTGTAACGGGGTTGCCACGTGATGAGTTGGCGATGATGACTAGTTCAAATGCACCGCGATATCATGTTGCTCTTACTGCAACTGATGCGGCATATAGTCAATGGCAGTGTAGGATTATGTATTATTGGTATAAGAAGTATAAGGATATGCCTGGATCGGGTATGGGTGAGTTCACACGGATTTTACACTCGGGAAAGTCTGATAGTTTGATGGAGGAGATTCCGACTATGGTGGTTGATCCGCTTCCTCATGGGCTTGATCGGGTCAGTTTTCTTATCTCTGCATTTTAATTTATCAGTTAGGTATCTACCCCTTTCCAACATATTGTGGCATATTGTGGTCTCAACCATTAAAAAGTCATCATATTATGCACAAAACAATCTTTTTTATATTCACATGACTTCATTTACTGATTTTTTTTTGCATTTGCATTTGAACTTCTAAGCATGCTTAGAATTTTTCCCCTTCTATAtgattatttttttcttttaatcatGCTTTGCTTTCTATATGTGGGAAGATGTGTTTAACTATGTTCACATTCTTAGTAGTTTTCAGTCCCCGATAGCACTCAGAAGCTTAAAAATATTTGATGCAGGACAAGAATTGAAAAGGCAACGATTTATTAAGGAAGATCGATAATAAGAGAACAAACGATGAATTATACGATTCCGAAGAATAATTAATCAATATTATTCCCAAGAAAATGTATAATCAAAGTTAAGTAATAATGTGGGGGATTACATCACTTATATGGACTATAAAACCCTAATATTAGACTTAATGGACTAAGACCCATAAACAATTGGGCTTTATTATAAATAAACTCCATGAATGATATACTCTTAGCCCCACATATAAAAAATATAGATAAATGCATCAATTATCTTTACACTAAATATATATAAACTAATTAATAACATATATATTAATTGTTTATTCTCGTTCCTCGTCATTCTCCCCTTAGAGAAAACTCGACCTCGAGTTTTGTAAAAATCAAGAATCATGCAAGAATGAGATGGAACCAACATGAACTTTATGTTTTTCAAGAGAAACGGTTTAGGTGAAAGGAACTCCGAAAATTAACAAGCAAGCGAAGGTAGTTTAGGCATGTACTCCGGAATGATGAAGTCGATGTGCTCAACCTCAATAATATTATCAAATACTCTATGATCCTCAACAATATGAAAGCAGCCAGGTCGTGGCTTAATTTCTTTCACTTGCTCCTCACTTGCAACCTCTATATGCTCAATTGTTTTTACCTTCTTAATTGGATCTTCTATAATTTGTTTAACCTCCTCAATGTTATCATCCATGGCAGCTTCTTCAATATGCTCAACTTCCATGTCCTCTTTGATCATCTTCTCATTTTCCAAATGTACGAGACATTTAACCTGAGATGTGAGAGTCTCAAAAGTCCTATGTACTTCCTCCTTTGCAAGTTTGTAACTATCATCTGCAAGTTTGCATCTTTCTTTCCTCAGCTCAATACGATACTTGTTTTCCAGCCTTTCAAGTTCATAATATTGATTATCTAACTCCTTCAAGGTAAGCTCATATTGAAGTAACTAACGTTCGCGACAAACAACAAACATAGACTTCGTAGTAGAACTCATCATGTTCACGCTTAAGGAAATAAATATTATCTTTCACAATATCAATTTGACGCTTGATATGGCAGACATGTTAGACATGTTTCAAGACATGGAAAAACAGTTGGAATTGAAGAACAAATCAAAACTTGGAATGAGTAGATTTTGAAAATTTCAGGGGCTGATTTGCACTTTCTGGAATGCTCAGCGACTGATTTTTATTATGTGCAAACTGCAGAAACTAGATTTCAAATTCCTGGAACATTAGGAACTGGTTTGTTGTATTCTGGAGTTGAATAACCCTTCGTTTTTCACGCAAACGAGTAGGAAAGCAGTGACCTTTGACAACGGCGAACGGGAACTAATTTCCAGCAAACAGATGCGGTTTCCGGCAAGCAACCCTGGCAGCTGCGTTAACTCTGGTGGCTAGCGACAATATTCCAAACTCAGGCCTTTCCAGATGTCCAGATGCGATGTTCGTTTTTTCTTTGATCTGATTCTTCTCTTTCGTTATGGTAATGGCCGATTAGGGCAGTAGTTGGTGTGGTGCGGGTTTGGGTAGAGTTATTAGGGTCCGAATATGCTGATTTGGGAACTAGGGTTTTTATCGGGTCGGGTATTTAGGTTCAGAATTTGGGGATTTAGGGTAAGCGGTTTGTGGGCAGAAGCTGTATGGTGGTTGATTGGTTGATTGTATGGTGTGGGTAGAATCCTGATCAGAAATTCCGGCGGAGATGAACAGTGACTTCTGAGGTGAACAGTGAAATTGTGACGTGGTGAACAGTAAAAATGAAACAGTGAATCGAATTCGACTCTGATGCCAATTTGATGTAGGACAAGAATTGAAAAGGCAATGATTTATTATTAAGCAAGATTGATAATAAGAGACCAAGCGATGAATTATACGATTCTCAAGAATAATTAATCAATATTATTCCCAAGAAAATGTATAATCAAAGCTAATTAATTAATACATAACTTATATAGACTATAAAATTTTAGTATTAAATCTAATGAACTAAGGCCCATAAACAATTGGGTTTGATTATAAACAAACTCCATAAATGATATACTCCTAGCCCCACATATAAAACATATAGATAAATGCACCATATATCTTTACATTAAATATATAAACtgattaataaaatatatattaattgttTATTATCCCTAAACTTAGAGACCAGGTAAAATCGTAATAATAAatgaaacaatttttttttattctCTACCCTTAATTGAAGTATTtatatcaattttttttattattatctacCCTTAGTTagagtgtatatatatatatatacttaaataaattgtaaataaatttattacccactaatctatattattatattaaagacaAAATAATGAAAGTTTTGTTGGTAGTCAGTGTGGTAACCTgttatagtaatatttaaaataaaacattctcataaatagattaatatttacaatataattatataaatacaaatagaaTTATTATCTATAAGTGAGATAATGGGATTCATCCCTAATAgtcgaaatattaaaagtttgatagCTAGTATGTATGTACAGTGTTCGCGTTTATATAATTCGTTAGTCATGATAATAGCATCGAAATGAAACAAATCAATATATATATTGATTTGTAAACACCATATATTGATTTGTTTcgttttattgatatttatatgGTGTTTACAAAAAGataatatatttttgaaaataatatacaatatcccatcaatatatattttaaattttaaataaataaatgttatatcttaaaatttccacttcaaattaaatttttaaaaaaaataatttttaaaaacaatCCGTGCACCCCACGGGTTATTATGTAGTCTAGTATCATAGAATAAATACTATATAATATTTTAAGTTTTTAACTACCCGTTTATCATCACTTCAGAAAGTAAGATTTTACAGAGCAATGTTCTGATCTAATGTTAGGTCAAAGTAAGCACATTTGTTTTGGTAAAATTAATTAGTTTATTTAGATTTTGGCTTTGGCTACATGTCTTAATATACCACTACTAATATACCACTACTATTGCAGTTGAGTACTTACATGTGTGTCTGCTAAATGGGTCCTTACATTTTTTTTGCTGTTAGTTGGGTGCTTACATTTTAGTTGCATACAGGGTTATATTGTATTAAACAGACCTTGGGCTTTTGTGCAATGGCTGGAGAAAGCAACAATTGAGGAAGAGTGAGTTGAAGAGTTGATAAGTATAATAATTTGTTTTCTATAATAAGAATTCGATACTGATTCCTACGAGTTATGCAGCTATATTCTGATGGCAGAACCTGATCACATCTTTGTAAATCCTTTGCCAAACTTGGCATATGGAGGTAATCCTGCAGCTTTTCCTTT
This sequence is a window from Apium graveolens cultivar Ventura chromosome 9, ASM990537v1, whole genome shotgun sequence. Protein-coding genes within it:
- the LOC141684328 gene encoding hydroxyproline O-arabinosyltransferase PLENTY-like isoform X2 — translated: MVGRRNMGRASPFVLVLVTLGVFFATYNLITVVIHHRYGVVNGLDLVDPVTGLPRDELAMMTSSNAPRYHVALTATDAAYSQWQCRIMYYWYKKYKDMPGSGMGEFTRILHSGKSDSLMEEIPTMVVDPLPHGLDRGYIVLNRPWAFVQWLEKATIEEDYILMAEPDHIFVNPLPNLAYGGNPAAFPFFYIKPIDNEKIMRKYYPEEKGPVSNIDPIGNSPVIIKKSVLEEVVPTWMNVSLRMKDDPEADKAFGWVLEMYAYAVASALHGVKHTLREDFMIQPPWDQEVKRSYIIHYTYGCDYNMK
- the LOC141684328 gene encoding hydroxyproline O-arabinosyltransferase NOD3-like isoform X1, which gives rise to MVGRRNMGRASPFVLVLVTLGVFFATYNLITVVIHHRYGVVNGLDLVDPVTGLPRDELAMMTSSNAPRYHVALTATDAAYSQWQCRIMYYWYKKYKDMPGSGMGEFTRILHSGKSDSLMEEIPTMVVDPLPHGLDRGYIVLNRPWAFVQWLEKATIEEDYILMAEPDHIFVNPLPNLAYGGNPAAFPFFYIKPIDNEKIMRKYYPEEKGPVSNIDPIGNSPVIIKKSVLEEVVPTWMNVSLRMKDDPEADKAFGWVLEMYAYAVASALHGVKHTLREDFMIQPPWDQEVKRSYIIHYTYGCDYNMKGELTYGKIGEWRFDKRSHLLAPPPKNLPLPPKGVPESVVRLVKMVNEATANIPGWDSLRRRF